From the genome of Vicia villosa cultivar HV-30 ecotype Madison, WI linkage group LG2, Vvil1.0, whole genome shotgun sequence, one region includes:
- the LOC131651401 gene encoding putative F-box protein At1g67623, translated as MSSSEIKLEKKSNKSEDVSSSSIQSLPRDLLRDVIINVGSQSFVDLHKIKVCCKDFLEVAQESENIESLYREGLLKYFNYSNGNIDGLESLKIAAQKGHKEAIYVYGMILLCSEDHDSRKMGIEHMRFLRKSKCIMSSRRNVQNFIDSLWKNDGMLLRNQTPICNSQGMCHGWRVKDGRWSLLDDEDDDTKLCENCRWDYELDFFYKLLNVH; from the exons ATGTCATCATCAGAAATAAAATTAGAGAAGAAAAGTAATAAGAGTGAAGATGTGTCATCTTCCTCCATACAATCACTTCCAAGAGACTTACTACGTGACGTGATTATAAATGTAGGCTCTCAGTCTTTCGTTGATCTTCACAAAATAAAAGTATGTTGCAAAGACTTTCTCGAAGTTGCACAAGAAAG TGAAAATATTGAGAGCTTGTATAGAGAGGGATTACTTAAGTACTTTAATTATTCGAATGGAAATATTGACGGTCTTGAGAGCTTAAAGATTGCAGCTCAAAAAGGTCATAAGGAAGCGATATATGTATATGGAATGATTTTATTGTGTTCTGAAGATCACGACTCAAGAAAAATGGGAATTGAACATATGCGTTTTTTGAGAAAGTCGAAGTGTATTATGAGTTCAAGAAGGAATGTACAAAACTTCATAGACTCTTTGTGGAAAAATGATGGCATGCTGCTGCGCAATCAAACTCCCATATGCAACTCTCAGGGTATGTGTCATGGTTGGAGAGTCAAAGATGGTCGATGGTCTTTATTGGATGATGAAGACGATGATACAAAATTGTGTGAAAATTGTAGATGGGATTATGAATtagatttcttttataaattattGAATGTTCATTAG
- the LOC131651404 gene encoding putative F-box protein At1g67623 yields the protein MSSSEIKLEKKSNKSEDVSSSSIQSLPRDLLRDVIINVGSQSFVDLHKIKVCCKDFLEVAQESENIESLYREGLLKYFNYSNGNIDGLESLKIAAQKGHKEAIYVYGMILLCSEDHDSRKMGIEHMRFLRKSKCIMSSRRNVQNFIDSLWKNDGMLVRNQTPLCNSQGMCHGWRVKDGRWSLLDDEDDDTKLCENCRWDYELDFFYKLLNVH from the exons ATGTCATCATCAGAAATAAAATTAGAGAAGAAAAGTAATAAGAGTGAAGATGTGTCATCTTCCTCCATACAATCACTTCCAAGAGACTTACTACGTGACGTGATTATAAATGTAGGCTCTCAGTCTTTCGTTGATCTTCACAAAATAAAAGTATGTTGCAAAGACTTTCTCGAAGTTGCACAAGAAAG TGAAAATATTGAGAGCTTGTATAGAGAGGGATTACTTAAGTACTTTAATTATTCGAATGGAAATATTGACGGTCTTGAGAGCTTAAAGATTGCAGCTCAAAAAGGTCATAAGGAAGCGATATATGTATATGGAATGATTTTATTGTGTTCTGAAGATCACGACTCAAGAAAAATGGGAATTGAACATATGCGTTTTTTGAGAAAGTCGAAGTGTATTATGAGTTCAAGAAGGAATGTACAAAACTTCATAGACTCTTTGTGGAAAAATGATGGCATGCTGGTGCGCAATCAAACTCCCCTATGCAACTCTCAGGGTATGTGTCATGGTTGGAGAGTCAAAGATGGTCGATGGTCTTTATTGGATGACGAAGACGATGATACAAAATTGTGTGAAAATTGTAGATGGGATTATGAATtagatttcttttataaattattGAATGTTCATTAG
- the LOC131651405 gene encoding putative F-box protein At1g67623, with protein sequence MSSSEIKLEKKSNKSEDVSSSSIQSLPRDLLRDVIINVGSQSFVDLHKIKVCCKDFLEVAQESENIESLYREGLLKYFNYSNGNIDGLESLKIAAQKGHKEAIYVYGMILLCSEDHDSRKMGIEHMRFLRKSKCIMSSRMNVLNFIDSLWKNDGMLVRNQTPICNSQGMCHGWRVKDGRWSLLDDEDDDTKLCENCRWDYELDFFYKLLNVH encoded by the exons ATGTCATCATCAGAAATAAAATTAGAGAAGAAAAGTAATAAGAGTGAAGATGTGTCATCTTCCTCCATACAATCACTTCCAAGAGACTTACTACGTGACGTGATTATAAATGTAGGCTCTCAGTCTTTCGTTGATCTTCACAAAATAAAAGTATGTTGCAAAGACTTTCTCGAAGTTGCACAAGAAAG TGAAAATATTGAGAGCTTGTATAGAGAGGGATTACTTAAGTACTTTAATTATTCGAATGGAAATATTGACGGTCTTGAGAGCTTAAAGATTGCAGCTCAAAAAGGTCATAAGGAAGCGATATATGTATATGGAATGATTTTATTGTGTTCTGAAGATCACGACTCAAGAAAAATGGGAATTGAACATATGCGTTTTTTGAGAAAGTCGAAGTGTATTATGAGTTCAAGAATGAATGTACTAAATTTCATAGACTCTTTGTGGAAAAATGATGGCATGCTGGTGCGCAATCAAACTCCCATATGCAACTCTCAGGGTATGTGTCATGGTTGGAGAGTCAAAGATGGTCGATGGTCTTTATTGGATGATGAAGACGATGATACAAAATTGTGTGAAAATTGTAGATGGGATTATGAATtagatttcttttataaattattGAATGTTCATTAG